In Bradyrhizobium sp. 200, the sequence ACTGCTGGAAGCAAATCTTGAAGAGGAAGAGCGAATGGCCGCGTGGATCGACGCCCATGTCGGCAAGGTGACGCAGGACTATCTCGCGGTCGAGCAGCGCAAGGCAGCTTAGACCGATTGGCTCCCCGCCCTTCCTTTCGGCCGGGGAGCCCTCCCTTCAGATCGGAGAAAGCGGCGATCGAGGCCAAGACTGTCCTGCAGCCAGCGGCCTAGCCCCGCTAGAACGAGTTTGCCAACTCGATCTCTGCCTTCAGCGCCGTAATTCGGCGTTCGGCTTCCCTCGCGGTCAGGTTCTTCTCAAGCAGCTTCGGCTGGATAGGCCTCGGCGCTAAGCGTGCGCAGGGTTGCCAGCTGACGCAGTGTCATCGGGGCGTCGATCTGGTCCGGTAGCGGGACATTCCAAGGACTCCAAGTTTCTCTGCTCGGCTCGCATTCTTAACTTGAAATTTGTTCTTTATTTGTTCTCTATAGGTTCAACTGTTAGAGGTGAGCCATGGGTAATAAACTGAACGAAATTCGCAGGAAAATCAGGCTCTTACGCGCTCAAATGCTAAGCGCGGAGGATAGCATCCGCCGACAGCTCGACCGAGAGGAGGACTGCCCGAGGCCTCAACGCAGTTGATGGCCATGCGGGTCGTCATGCTCGGCCTTAGCGGCGAAGCGATTGCGCCAGATGCGCAGTGCGTAAGGCGAAAGGCCGAGCGCCGCGGCATACTCCGCACTCCCCATGCCGCTCCAGTTCATCGCCTCAACGTGCATGCCCCAGAACGCCCGAACAGCAATCGGTTCCCTATCCGTGCGCATGTTGTAGCGATAGGTATAAGCCTTCCGGCGTCGCTTCGATGGCGCCTTCTTGCCCTGTCGTTCGAGCTTCTTGATGCGCAAATTCCGCAGACGTTCCTTACGTTTGCGGAGATCCTCCGGGCTCAGCAGATGACGCGCCCATCTCGTGAACGCCGCCACCGAAAGATCGCGTCTCCGGTAATATTCCTGCACGTCTTGATGGCCGCCGTACCAAGTCGCGACGTGGTTCGACCAGTACGGGTTGTTGGCCTTTGCCCAGGAACGATGACCCACCGCCGGAGATCCTCCACAGCAGTAGAGAACCCGAAATGGAACGAGAACACATCATCGATGAGACGTGCAGGATTCGGACGGTTACCGAGCGCTGGTAAGCGTCCGAAGCTTGCACTTGATCAGGCATTGACATGATTTTCGCGAATCCACGCCCACGGCAGCAATTCGTCGAGACGGTTGACGGGATGTCCGTCGACCATCCGCTCCAGCACGTCACGCAGATAGACATAGGGCTCGACATCGTTGAGCTTGCAGGTCGCGATCAGCGAGCAGGCGACGGCCCAGCGGTGCCCGCCGCCGTCGCTGCCGGCGAACAGGTGGTTCTTGCGGCCGAGCGCCACAGGTCTGATTGCGCGTTCGACCGGATTGGTGTCGAGCTCAATGCGGCCATCACGCAGGAAACGCGTCAACCCCTCCCAGCGCGAGAGCGCGTAGCGGATCGCTTCGGCAAGCGTGCTGCGGCCAGAGACGAGGGGAAGCTGCGCCTCCAGCCAGGAATGCAGCGCTTGAACGATTGGTCTGGAGAAGGACCGTCGCTCGGCGAGCCGATGAGCCGACGACTGCCCCCGGACTCGGGATTCGATAGCATAGAGTTCGCCGATCCGGCGCAGAGCTTCGGTCGCCACGGGCGATCCAGTCGCCTCGGCAACCTCGTAAAACTTTCTTCTTGTGTGGCTCCAACAGGCGGCCAAAACAACGCCTTCATTGGTGGCGAGTTGCTCGAAGCCGGCATATCCGTCGACATGCAGGACACCTTTGAAGTCGGCAAGATGAGCTGCCGGACGCTCAGCCTTGCGGTCCGGCGCAAACAGATAGACCGCCGCCGGCGGCTCAGGGCCGCACCACGGCCGCTGTTCGCGAGCATAGACCCAAAGACGCCCGGTCTTCGTCCGTCCTCGGCCGGGATCGAGCACAGGAACGGGCGTGTCATCGGCGAACAGATGATCGGAAGCAAACACGTTCTTGCACAATCGTTCGTGCAGGGCTTCCAGCCACCAGCACGCGCCACCAACCCAGCCGGCCAGGGTCGAACGGCTGAGATCGACACCATGTCGGGCAAAGATTTGCGACTGCCGATAAAGCGGAGTGTGGTCGCAATACTTACTGACCAGCACCTGCGCGAGCAGCGCCGGCGATGCCAGGCCACCCGCAATCGGCCGCTCCGGCGCGGCCGCCTGCACCACCTTGTTGCAGGAGCGACACGCGTACTTTGGGCGAGCGATGCGCACGACACGAAGTTGTGCCGGTACCCAGTCCAGCATTTCACTGACGCTCTCGCCGATGGCATGCAATGTCCCGCCACAGCAAGCGCAGACCCTGTCCTCGACATCGAGCACGACGTCTTCGCGAGGCAGATGAGCGGGCAACGGCTTGCGCCGCGACGGCGCATCCGGGGTGTCCGTAACGATCGTTGGACGGTTCTCCCTGATGCGGCCGATATCGCTGTCGATATCCTCCAGACCGAGCGCAAGTTGGTCAGGGTCGATGCGCTCGGAACGGCGCCCGAACTGCATTCTCTGAAGCTGTTTGATGATCGACTGGAGGCGCTCGATCTCGCCGTCTTTGTGCTCGATCGCCGTGGCGATATCGCGCACCAGGCGCTGCAGAAGCACTGTATCTGTCGGGAGATTATTGAGATCGAGCTGCATGTCCGATTCTACTCGAACACGCTGATTCGAAGAAGCAACTTCGCCTTGTTTGATGCGGGTCTGTGTGATTCACCCAGCGAGAACTGGCTTCCACACACGTTCAGGTGCGCGCCAGTCAATGCCTTCGATCAGCATCGCAAGCTGTGCCGGTGTCAGCGTGATCGAACCGTCGTAACCTGCCATCACCGGCCAGACAAAGCGACCCTGGTCGATCCGCTTGGTGAACAGGCAAAGACCGTTGCCGTCCCAGAACAGGACCTTCAACATCGATGCCTTCTTGCCGCGGAAGGCAAACAGATGGCCCGAGAACGGATCTTTCTTCAGCACTTCCTGGACCAACATCGCGAGTCCATCTATGCCTTTCCTCATGTCCGTGTACCCAAGCGCCAGGTGCACTTTCACGCCCGCAGGAACAATCAGCATGGCGCGATCTCTCCGCTCTCAACGCGCGCCTGCACAACATCGGGATCGCTGCCGACGGGAGCAAAGACACGCCGCCCATCGGGCAGATCAACAGCCATCATTCCTTCCGGCGGTCGTAGAACGAGAGCGGCCGTCGTGTCGTCCGCCAGCGCGACGGATGCAAGCTTTGCGCGCTTCTTCTGCGCCACGCCGAACTCCACTCGCCAGCGGAACAGCAGCCCCGTGACGATGCCGTGCTTGCGGGCAATGCTTGAGACGGTGGCGCCCGGCTGCTCGCTTTCCCTCACGATCGCGAGCTTCTGCTCGTCGCTGAAGAAGCGCCGGGTGGGCGCCGCTGGCGCTCGCGGAGCGTCATCCGCAGCTGCTGTCAAGCTCCTTTCGGAGGCTGGTTGGCTAGCACTAGTGCTAACGACCGGGCGGGCGGAGGGGTGAAGATGCGCGCGCCAGTCGATTGTAACCTTGCCCTGGTCCAGTCGGTCACGCCATGTGCGCAGCGCGGAGGGCGAAAGCGACAGTGCGGCAGCGTACTCGCG encodes:
- a CDS encoding IS66 family transposase — encoded protein: MQLDLNNLPTDTVLLQRLVRDIATAIEHKDGEIERLQSIIKQLQRMQFGRRSERIDPDQLALGLEDIDSDIGRIRENRPTIVTDTPDAPSRRKPLPAHLPREDVVLDVEDRVCACCGGTLHAIGESVSEMLDWVPAQLRVVRIARPKYACRSCNKVVQAAAPERPIAGGLASPALLAQVLVSKYCDHTPLYRQSQIFARHGVDLSRSTLAGWVGGACWWLEALHERLCKNVFASDHLFADDTPVPVLDPGRGRTKTGRLWVYAREQRPWCGPEPPAAVYLFAPDRKAERPAAHLADFKGVLHVDGYAGFEQLATNEGVVLAACWSHTRRKFYEVAEATGSPVATEALRRIGELYAIESRVRGQSSAHRLAERRSFSRPIVQALHSWLEAQLPLVSGRSTLAEAIRYALSRWEGLTRFLRDGRIELDTNPVERAIRPVALGRKNHLFAGSDGGGHRWAVACSLIATCKLNDVEPYVYLRDVLERMVDGHPVNRLDELLPWAWIRENHVNA
- a CDS encoding transposase, whose product is MGPKHFQNKVRRGWWAIHIEAWQRSGVSRAVYCLQQGLDEKTFARWLNALAGEEAARKLTEYQTELRREKRREEREKGLRKRRRNAFGISTDVRHRGMQAFWAMHVEAMNWSGMGVREYAAALSLSPSALRTWRDRLDQGKVTIDWRAHLHPSARPVVSTSASQPASERSLTAAADDAPRAPAAPTRRFFSDEQKLAIVRESEQPGATVSSIARKHGIVTGLLFRWRVEFGVAQKKRAKLASVALADDTTAALVLRPPEGMMAVDLPDGRRVFAPVGSDPDVVQARVESGEIAPC
- the tnpB gene encoding IS66 family insertion sequence element accessory protein TnpB (TnpB, as the term is used for proteins encoded by IS66 family insertion elements, is considered an accessory protein, since TnpC, encoded by a neighboring gene, is a DDE family transposase.) encodes the protein MLIVPAGVKVHLALGYTDMRKGIDGLAMLVQEVLKKDPFSGHLFAFRGKKASMLKVLFWDGNGLCLFTKRIDQGRFVWPVMAGYDGSITLTPAQLAMLIEGIDWRAPERVWKPVLAG